TCGTTCCGCCTCAACAGCCAAGTGCGCGGCCAATGTCGTCTTGCCGCTCCCCCCTTTCTGCGACGTGATGACAATTGTTTTCATTAATACATCCTTTCATTAATACATGTTTTCATGAAATTAACACAATAAAAGGCAGCGATCAATGCCGAACCAAAGATCAACCACACATATGGTGATCGAGGATGATTAAGGACTTCCGGCAACGCAGAGGATTCGATATACTTGTATATCGTTATCGGAGCACCCTATGCTTGCTATCCGCCTTCCCACTGAAATCGAAGATCGTCTGGATGCGCTGGCGAAGGCAACAGGGCGCACAAAAACCTTCTACGCCCGCGAAGCCATCCTTGAACACATTGATGACCTGGAAGACCTCTATCTGGCCGAGCAACGCCTGATTGAGATTCGTGCCGGGCGCACCGCAACCATTCCACTCGAAGACGTGATGAAACAGTATGGCGTGGCGGATTAGATTCGATCCAGCGGCGCAAAAAGAGCTCTCCAAGCTCGGTCACGAATCGGCCAAACGCATCCTGAAATTCCTGCATGAGCGCGTCGTCAAACTGGACGATCCTCGCAGTATCGGCGAGGCGCTAAAAGGCTCGGAACTCGGCGAATTCTGGAAATATCGCGTGGGTGATTACCGCATCATCGCGGACATTCAGGATAACGTGCTGTGCATCTTGGTTGTGCGTGTTGGCAATCGACGCGAGGTATATCGAAAGTAATTCCGCAGGTCTGCACGTGTTCGCAATGATGGGTCGGAACCGAACCCGCTCAATTTCGCTCTGCTCGTTAAGTCCTGAATTGAAGAATGCAAATGCAACAAGCCACGGTGGGCCGAACCAGAAGCCCACCAAGGCGATCAGCTCTCGGGACAAAATGTAGGGAGCTCGGCGGACGAAATGTTTGGTTCATTTACGTGACGCGGCAAACGCGCCAACACCCACAAATACAATGAACGGTAACAGTACGGAATCGGTGTATGACTTATTTGGGTAAATCAAGTAAATGACATGACCGGCCAGTACCAGACTGAGAAGTGCAACAGACAATGTTGCAAATGCACCAAAGCGATATGGGCCAATGTAGTAAAACTTGCGCCCAATTACAGCAACACCCTGCGCTATCGTTTGTGCAAGTAGCCAGAGCGGCGCGAACAGGGAAACTGCAAACAAGGCTGCGAGAGTGGCGAAGTTTTCCTGAGCAAAAATCCAATCAAGCCTAATTCTTGTGTGAGACAGGTCGAGTTGTCCATTTATCGGAGCTGCAAAACTCAATGGCAGATAAATAGCCATGTAAATAAAAAAGAAAGAAACACCATAAAGGTATGCCTGCCAGACCAAAGCGTGGAGTTGTGCTCGATTTCGAGCACGAATGGCTTCAATGTCTTCCGGCTCTTGCGGTGTGGTTGACGGCGTAGGCAATGGAGGTGCTTCCTTCTCAGGGGGAAGTCGGAGAAACTCTCTCACATATGGCGTGAGCAAGTTGCCTGCAATCCCCAAGACGATTGCGGATAAAGCACCGAGTATTGCTGCGAGCATAGTGAAGAACCTAAAAATTGACTTAAGCGAAGCGCCTATGACAGGGCCATTTGAAGGAAGGATTAGCCATCACGGTGTAGGCCGACGAGGAGGGGTCTCCGTAAGCTTTTTATAACTGGCAGCATCTTCGGGATCGCCGGCCGTGAGATCACGGGTTGCGTTGATCATCTTGGACTCAAGCCTTTCCCGAAGCTGTGGGGATTGAGCTTTGCTCAAGATTTTCAGCATATAGTCCAATTGGCTCTTCTTGAGTTGGAAGTCGTCTTTGTCCGCCGAGATTTCTTCCTTGCGCGCCTTGGCTTGTGCAAGTCGAGCATCTGCCTCCATCTTCTGAAGGAATGCCTCTCGGCCCCTGTCAAACGCCAAACCAGCGACCGAACAGATGGCCTTGTACGACGCTCGCGTCTTTGCCCACACAGCCAAGACCCATGAACCATATGAAATCGATTCGATATGTAGTGCTTCGTCCTCAGATAGAAGCTCATGCTCGATGTCGCCGTCCGGGTTGGTCTCCAAAAAGTGGAGCAGTTCGCCGAGTTTGTCAGTGTGATAAAGGAAGAAGATTGCATAAAGGGTTCTGAGTCCTCGCAGCTTTCTTTCGACGGTTGCGAGGGGTACTCGTTGTGGCATGTCGCCGAGGGATATCAGCAGCGGAGGAAGTTCGTTCTGATTGACGGTTTCGATCAGGTTGACCTCCACCTCAACTGCGTGCGGCCAAAAGATTCGAAGTATTGCCCCCCACTGAGCCCAAGCTCCAAGCGACCATTTCCCCAGTCTGCTGCGCTTACGATCGAACGTCCTTTCGCGACGGAAACAAACTCGTCGAAAGTACTTGAGGTGCGCTCGTTGAGTTCAGGTGCGCCAATGGAGAATTTGGTCATGGTCGGGCATGCTTCGATGGTGGAGTTTGATGGCTAACGTATGAGCGGCATCCGACAGCGGGCTTCGCCCACTGTCGGATGCCGCCTAATATTTTGCAGACGATCTATTTGATGGACCGTGATGTGATTCGCGCGATTCAAAACCGAATCCTCTCGATCTCACCCTGATCAATCGCGCTGATGCGTCGGTCATACAGCTGGGTGGTCTTGGTCGAGGCATGCCCGGCAATGCGTGCTGCCGTTTCCAGCGTGCCGCCATTTTCCAGAAAATTGGTGATCCCCGTTCCCCGAAACGAATGACAGCCCATGCCGGCATCGGTGATGCGGCGCTGGATCATGTGGTATACGTTTTCGCGGCGTAGCGCGCGATCGCTCAATACGGTGCCGCGGTGGGTGAGACTGCGGAACAGTGGCGTGTCGCGCGCTTCCGCCAAACCGGATTTTTGTAGGTAATGCTCGATGTATTCGATCGCCTGGTGATGTACCGGCACGCGGTTGTGCTTGCCGCCTTTTTCATCCAAAGCGAGCCACGCCTTCATGCCTTGGCGCTGGTAGTCCTTCACACGTAATTTGATGGCGGCCGACACGCGCGCGAACGAATACACCATCACTCCGACGATCGCGCGATCCCGCGCATCGGAAAGCA
The window above is part of the Pseudolysobacter antarcticus genome. Proteins encoded here:
- the relB gene encoding type II toxin-antitoxin system RelB family antitoxin; translated protein: MLAIRLPTEIEDRLDALAKATGRTKTFYAREAILEHIDDLEDLYLAEQRLIEIRAGRTATIPLEDVMKQYGVAD
- a CDS encoding type II toxin-antitoxin system RelE family toxin, which produces MAWRIRFDPAAQKELSKLGHESAKRILKFLHERVVKLDDPRSIGEALKGSELGEFWKYRVGDYRIIADIQDNVLCILVVRVGNRREVYRK
- a CDS encoding tyrosine-type recombinase/integrase encodes the protein MGHSPALPAVITAAGDRARNRYVEFFAAEIRNTNTRAAYLHAVEQFLGWMATLGVDLLDVAPLHVAAYIERLGKERSAPTVKQHLAALRSLFDYLVVGQVMPFNPAAAVRGPKYSVREGKTPILSADETRQLFARFDPALLSDARDRAIVGVMVYSFARVSAAIKLRVKDYQRQGMKAWLALDEKGGKHNRVPVHHQAIEYIEHYLQKSGLAEARDTPLFRSLTHRGTVLSDRALRRENVYHMIQRRITDAGMGCHSFRGTGITNFLENGGTLETAARIAGHASTKTTQLYDRRISAIDQGEIERIRF